The nucleotide window GGAAGCAGAAGGATCGATGGTTTAGTCTGATACCATGATAGACAATAGCCTAACAGGCTTAGATTCCTTAAATTGAGTTTACAGAAGAGATTACATATAAAAAGAGATGAGGGTGACCCAAAGGGCCAGCCGAGTCCCAAGAGGCCAGCCGAACCCCAAAGGGTCAGCTGGGCATTAACTCAGCACAGCTAGCTAGGACATTAAAGCTAGGAGATTACACAAGTAACTAGGTGATTAAAAGTAAATAGCAATTAATTCTAACACATCGGTATCTCAGATTTTGATACAACATTGATTTTGTAGCAACTCATGACATGTTGTAAGAGATCGATGTCAAAGCACGCTTCAATTTTTCCACATGCTAATACGCCTTGTAAAAAAGAAATGGAGGTTTTTCCACATGCTAATATGCCTTGAAGAAAAGAAATGGAGGGCGTATGAAAGCAAGGAAATATACTAAGTTTCAGGTAATTTTCAGAAAAGTACACTAGCAGGAAAAAGTAATGCTGTGGTCCAAATTGCAAACACTTACTTGAGGCATGCTGATTTCAGAGTCAAAATACAATGTTTTCTTGCATTCCAAGTCTAGTTTGCATATCAACAGTTTTTCACAGTTATCATCCAGTCTACAAATAAGTGACTCCATAAAGACATCTTTATCATTCTGTAATAATAAGAATACGATGTCACATGTAATAGGTGATATCGATATCAAAAGTTCATAAGCTTTTCAATAGAATGACATATGCAAACAACTATTTGATGATGCCACGACAGAGATTTTGTAACAGATACATGAAACTGGAGATCATATATAGCATTGCATCTATTGAGCAGATTTTACATTCCTCCAAGCAGCAGAAACAAAAGTGTGGACTTCTACTTAAATTGTCTATTACAATCCAGGATTAAGATAAAATACCTCAAAAGCATTTAGAACATTATAACAAAATATTATAGCAAATCAATCAGAAGTTAATTGTTTCTAAACATGATGAATTTTATCTTTGGCGCTAGAAAACATATTCACTTAGTATAAAAAAATAGACCGTTTGATCAAGGGCTAACCATTTCCTGGCATTTGAAGCGTTTGGTCGGCACAAGAAATGATTTCTTCCCAGACTTTGATGAGAAAACTAAACGGAAACAACGATTACGAGAGTAAACTGCAGTATCCATAAAGAGCTGATCAACAGGACCTGAGCTGctttcttttgtaatatatagTTTATCAAGGTCAGGATTGGCTGCACGCTGAGCTGCGATTTGTGAACAGACCTGCAGGTAAGAATAAAATGTCATTTGTAAATCAAAACAATATTTTGTTTGTATTCCAAGATAACATATATCGAAATACAACTAGTCCAGATGTGCAATAAAAACTAAGataatttacttttttttttcccaaatacgcaaaagatttgcgcaTCATTGTAATTAAGGTAGAAATGTTTGACCACTAGTCCAGATGCGCAATAAAAACTAAGATTTACGCAAAAGATAATTTACTTACAATTTTGATATGGACAGTGCTATTAGACAAGAAGACAAAAGGAAGTCTATGATGAAGCACAGCAACACACACTAATTAATGGCTATTAGGAGCCACATAACTGAACCACTTGTCAAAACAATTAATACAAAAAACAAGGAGAGGTCACCAGTAGACTAGTTCACTTGGCATAGAAAGCAAGTTAGCATAGAAGAGCCAAAATTTTCTTTCAACAAATTGAAACTTCTCTTGGCATTACTTGACACTTTTGTTGCAGTACTCAATCACGACCTTCCTAGACTATATCCTTCTAATAAAACTTGCAGCAAAGCTTTTACCGTCCTTTCAAGAGAAAAAAAATTTGATATGGACAGTGGATATGAGGAAACAGAAACACTACTGCAGAACCCATAATTCACCAAAACCTCTTTAAAGTTTAAATACAGATATAGCATGAATCCTATTATCAGCTCCACAACAGTGCAGACAAGTTAGGAGTCATTCTTGGTTCTTTTTCAAGACAAGAGAAACCTATCAAGGTCAGACGAAAAGAAAAATGGACGATTTTGTGATATGGCAATTTTACTGAGTCAAGCAATTACCCTAAAGTTACACAGTGGTTGTACACAGTTTCTCCAAATAGCATTATATTAGAAGCACACTACAGCATATAAACAACAGTAatgttgtcggggacctaataccggggtaccccagaaggtggaaccaataaccgccgaacgtgaaaaacttctggacgcataagggcgctgTTTCATCCCTCGTTCGAgtaaacaggagtttggttccgcctcgcccgacgcctttgggagataactctgccttgcccgagggctcaaggttaatctccgtctcgcccgacgccattgggacaggctcggtctcgcccgagggccaagggataaactccgtctcgcccgacgccttgaaggcgggctcggtctcgcccgagggctgagggataggttccgcctcgcccgaccccggaggggcgaggtcggtctcacccgagagataggaattggtctccgtttcgcccgacggcaaggaacgagtctcaccctgctccatatctaaagattggattcatcctccctgacaacttctccccattccctcgagatgataagtacagggtaagacaagacgttcgggtcaactgtggctccaaggaccataccctgcgccctggcaggaaaagtactgccaggggatgacaggacaggtgctttagacccttccgggcgccgcagagcccgaaagttTGTACAgatgcgtgctcctcgccctatagagttgtaggcgccgccttcagctctgggacacgcaacccgacgaagatatacgacaaccgctacgctccagaaaatgacttaatatctccacgcacgacggacattccatcatcatactatggacctaagggagcggcacccacttcccgacccctcaggtccgccaagtcagaaggccttgaccacgtcgtcgctccggaccccgacccctcgtccctccgacgaagactcacaggaaccagaaggcgtgcggagcaaggctgggagaggccaataagtcaaaaccacagtactacagcccacaccctgcgcagggcagcattctgtaatcgacctgacattctacaaagacatcaacagtattgtaggcgcctatcttccttcgcactcaccagaatgaaggaggaggattgggtagacgtgagccacaagactaagtagaatatacatccttaaccctcgcccttgtaaaagcAACCCCCtttctctataaaaggggatgcgcttcctccatcagggggacggacaaaaaagaccgaacaatacgacgcactcatacacacagtcaagcggctacgaagctcttgaccacctttcaacccttccatcagagacttgggaccagtccctctctcgatcgtttgtaccccttactacagaccgttcacggtgctaataacacgagcagcagcaaactggacgtagggacattcggcccgaaccagtataaatcttgtgtcctttagcgcaccatctgagcctaacgcgcattactataaatttacttgccgatgcttgtacgaaacaccgacaaatgtGTACAGCAGGTATCAGCTCATCAATACAAATAGATTTCTATTTTCATATGAATGATATGGCATAATCTAGATGCCATCCATTTTGAATCCTTTCTTCAAGATTCTGGAATGTGCACAGGTTATCTCACCTGCTCACCCATTTGTGTTTTTGTGAGACAGTTTTGGTTCAGCCTTCTGCAGCAGTTTGGCCTCCAGACAGTGGGCACCTTCGCTTGCTGATCATTGAGTGGTCCAATACAGCAAGCCATCAACTCTCATCATCCTTGGTGCCTCGACCCTCTGGAAACTGTGTTTTTTATGTTGCTGTATTGTTGCACCAAGTCCGGCAGCCACCTTGTTACTTGCTGAGGAGGGTAGAATGTGGTGTTTGACTGACACTCGAGGACTGTCTTTCTTGGTTGCCCTCTGTGTGGTTGTGTATTTTTCATAGCACAAACACTGCATGTACATTAAGAGATAAAGGGAGTGAGTGCGCGTGTGTTCTCAGGGTTTCGGCTTTTGGCCTTTGGTCTGAGTGTATGTGTACTCaaggttttgagttttgactcTTCTTTAATACAATGATATGCAGCTCCTGCGTGTTCGAGGGGAGAAAAAAAGGAGGATAAAAAGAAAAGAAGTTACAGGATTTCTACCCTGCATTAACCAAAAGAGGGAGAAACAGATAAAGTAAAGCATCAGTTCATCTTCTTGGCGTTTTCGAAAAGAGTTCATCTTCATTGGTGGGTCAAGACTGGTTAGAGATTATAGAAAATACCattattttttatgttattttattttatatctaaGATGTGGTGATATTGCCTTATGCATCTAGGATATCCTACTCTAGAGCCTATGAATTAAGTGCATAAATTCCAAATATTATTAATAATGCAACACACTATCCACTAAAACATTTTATTTCCATTGCTACACTCTATACAAAATATTtctcgattttttttttaaagcATGCTTGCATATAACCAGTAGCACAACAGTAGTGGCAattaaaactaaaaaaaatacCACTAAAACTAAGAAAAATACTGATAATGGCAAAAATGAAGATGGAGATTGAATAATACCTCACAGACAAACGCACCAACATGGGAGTTGTCTTTGAATGCAATCTTGGGTATACGGATGATTAGATGGCGTGAAAACTTTTCTACAAATAGAAAATGATAGCAGTTGTCATGTGACTACCATTAAGCAGTATAGAAGATCATTGTGGCGAAGGACTGGCCTAGAATGTAAAATACTATGGAGTTGGAACTAATAGAAACAATTTGTAATAATGGAAGGTTTTTCTACTTCCCTGCCATTTTGAAATGCTAGATGAACAAAAAAAATGCATGAAAGTGCATGAAAAACATTGACTTGAGCAATATTGACCTCCTAGCAAATAAGTGCATGGAACTTAGCTGTAACTTTACTAAAACTATTTCTCTATGTCTGAACTTCAACATGTTGTATAGATTCATTGCAGTGCCACTGTTCCAGGTAGCATTAGAATGTAAAATTCTTCCACGTTTTTTTTCTTAGTTGTTCTCTCAATGGTAGATTTTGAAGGATTTCTAGTAAAACACCCCAAAGGCTGAAATTAGAATTCAATCCTCAAGCCTGGTTTCCTCAAAAGAAGGAAAATCAGTTGGTAGCCCCCTTGCTAGAGAGTAGGGGAGCATCTAGGGTTCGAACCCGGGCCTCCGTGGCTTCTAGGTGACGCGGTATCTCTAGTCTCTGCACTCTATTATTGTTCATCTAAAGTGGTGCACAGTTACATGTTTAATCCCTATTAAAAGGTACGGTTCCATTAAATGTCAGCATGACAATTGTACTAAAAAAATTATAGAAATAAATCACTTCGACCAGTAAGAATTGACAAAACACATGTCACATATTGTCAAATTTTGCTTGTAGTTTGTTTTAATAGCAACTTCTTAGAATAAAATCAAACTCAATTATTTGAACCAAGTAGAGAGAATTGAGCCACCTTCAGTGGATGAGTCTAACTCTGTGATCCACTCTTCATGTCCTTCAATAGAATATTTATCACGCAAGGCACTGAATACAACAGCAATCAATATATCCACCATTTCATCTGTATCTCTCTTCTTGTTTAATCTTGTatcaaactcaagatcaaagtaaATGTGGCAAGGCGAACCCTGTAATCAAGATGTTATATTGGGCATTGCAGTGAAGCCAAGTTGCAAtttgtgaaaaaaaaatcaatggcGTGAGTGTGAGTGAACTGATTCATGTAACtttaaaggaaaaataaatttTATGAAACTAGAGATTTAAGGGATTATATTAGGAAGTACAGATTTAACAAAAGAATTGTAGCCAATTGCTGATTTGAGGCTCCATTGGAGTAGAAAAGTTCAAAAGTGGTCGCTTTTTCCAGTTATATAAATTGGGCAAATCACTTGGGGACACAACGCTACATGGACAGACAGGCTGGTAAGTCAAGGAACATGTCTGAAGCAGTAATCTATTGAAAATGCTGGACGCTTAAATCTGTACtttcacaacaaaatttgttaaaCATGTTCTTTTTACCCAAAAATCCTTAATATGTATGGGAAAAAATGGGTAAATATATAGTTAAAATTCCTTAAATCTGTAGTTTTGCTATAGCTTGGCCAATCATTAGTCATTTTGCAAAATATACTCTTAAATATAACAATATAATTTCATGAAAAATGCAACCCTGTCCCTGGTGAAAAAAAGGCACAAATAACCCTTGAATTACCTAAGATTAAGGCAAGAATCATTTTGAAACAATTTGCCAGCCCAATGAGTATATGCACTATACCGGAAGGTTGAGGACATTTATGTGCTTTACCAACTGATTTTCTTACTCCACGTcaaatccaggaatagaacatgAAACCAATGTTTGAAAAAGACTTGCTTGCAAGACACCGTGCAAACCATTTCAGCATGGAATCAACAAACGATGGCTTACCTCCTGGATAACCTCATAATGGTGGCGAATGTTGGAATCCATATCATTGTACCTACAAGAATACAGCAATAAGGAGTGGTTGACCatttaggaaaaaaaaaagaaacagaacTTCACATTAGCCAAGGAGCAACAGACCCATTTTCAATTGCAAGAATGCTGCTATGCACGCACAATCATGGAAGTGAAATGGGGTACAAAACATGCTGTTTGCTAAGGACCCAACCTTTTCCAGAACTCCTCGTATGTAGACACAAGGAACCTTCTTGTCCCGGACCTATGATCTTGATAGCTAAAGACGTTGGTATGCGTGTGTGCCTTAGAGAACCTGATTGCCCCATCTTGCCTAGGAAATGTAGCCCAGACAACATCCCTGTATAGCAATTAACCAATAACCATAGCCAACGACAAACAGTAAGTCAGACTAAAACGAGCGTTATGTGCTATCAAGCAGAGCACACAATGCGGCGTGGACTAAATGCCACACCTGGGGATAAAGTCCGTTTGCTTCTTCAGATCAATGCGGATCACGTGCAGCAGCTTCAAGAAGCTCTGCGGCTGTTTCACTTGGACGCCTTGCGGGGTACCGTAGAACACGACTGGGGACATCTGCTTGCGGCCTGTAAATTTGCtcgccgacgacgacggcgccgcATGCTATCAAACACAAGGATTGGCCGAAACAATCTTCAGTTTTGTTTTGGTCTGGAAATTAAGAAAAGAGACATGCCTCGGCCTCACCTTGTCCGCTGAGGCATCCGGGGTGGAATCACAAGACGCAGTGGAATCTGGCGTGGAATCATCGGAGGAGCTCCCGCCACCGCTACTGGCAATCACCGACACGGGCGAGCCCCGCGACTTCTTGGCCTGCGGGAGCGGCCTCTCCCTGAACGCCGATTCTGGGCGCCACAGAAAAAAGCGGAGCGAATTATGGATCGACGGTGAGAATGGGGACACATTGCAATGTGTGGAAAAATGAAAAGAGCAGATCTTGGAGGGAGGGAGCAGCGTACTGGGAAGGGAGACGCCGCATTTGAAGCAGGCGAAGAGGCGGCTCGACGTCGTCCTTGGGGTCGTACGCTGGCATCGCCCTCGCTCGATTCGGGCTTCGCCTTCTTTCGATCGCCCGCCAGCGTTGACGAGATCTGGTTCGCTCGGTTTTGGAAGTTTATCTGACGAAGTGCTCGTGAGTCGTGAGCGGGAACCCGGTGTTTCGCTATCGCTGAGACTATCTCCACGACACACGCCTGAGGGCATGTTTGTTTCCACCTCTCCTCGCCAAGCTTGATTATAATCTAAACGAAGATTTTCTCGTTTCTCGTTTTTTACTTCTTGTAGTTCAAATCTTTGAAGCGGCTTATCACATAAGCGAGAATCGGTGGAAGTAAGCAAAGCGTTTGACGGGATTCTCGCTTATTTCCACCGACAAGCCGCTTATAAGCGAAAACAAACGGGGACCTGAATCGAACATCATTGGCTACTTTGGCTTGTACAGTAAAAAAAAAGTCACCCACCCAACCCTCGCGTTCTCCAACCGCCGAACCCAAAATCCCGTCCCTCTCTCCTCAGTCTCTCTCCCCCGCGCCGCTTCCACCTCTCCCAGCCCAACTTTCCCTCTTCCTCCCCAACCTTCCTCTCTTCATCCCCATTCATCACCTTCCCGCTCATCGCCGGTGTCCGCATCGAAGCTACGCGCGGAGCAGCAGACCAGCGGAGCGCGCCGCGACGGGGCCGCGCCGGCGAGGCAACGGGCTACATGGAGGCGCCGCCCGGCAACGAAGCGGCTACCGCTAGGGTTCGGATCCACCTGCCGCGCGGATGACGAGGAGGACACCACCGCTGGGAGCAGGGGGCGCGGCGCCGTGGAGACGGACGCCATGGACGAGCGCGAGGCTCGCCGCTCGCGCGCTGCGGTTGGAATCGTGCTCGACGGCTCGACCTCGGATCCCGCTCCCCGACGGCCGCGCCCGCTCCCTGCCTCAACGCGGTACCCACTAGGCCGCGCCTCGAGGCGTACCTCGCCGCGCCGGATCCTCACCGCGCCGGCTCCCCACAGCGGTCCGCCTGGCCGTGCCTGGCCGCGCCCCGCTCCTACGGGCCCACCACTACGACGCCGCCAGAGAATTGCGTTCTTCTTTCTCGACGACACACATTTGCAGTTTGGCAAGCCTCGTACCCAAAATGGGTGAGGTGATTGGGTCTTCCGTTGGAGCGATGTTTTTGAAGGTAAAATACTGTGCACGACGTATTTTAGGTTTGGGTCACCGTTTGCCTACCCTGTTGGAGATAGTCTGAGAGCGGGAATCGTTAGTTGCCGTGGCAGAGCcagattttattttgttttttttagcCGGACCCTGTAGTTTGTACTGCTGGGTCGTGGCGGGAGGTTTTAGGCCGTTTAGAGttggagttttttcttttcttttcttttactagCGAGTGTATAAATCCAAGATTTTATATTTGTGTAGAGagaatttttaacactttttttccAGAGTTGTTAGCGTCCGGACGTCTGATCCGAGCGCTTAACGTCGGACGGTGCAAATtccgcttgcaacatacgtttagaaacagataaaacattttgaacaaacgcttgcaacatgcctctgaaatacttgcaacatacacaaacatggccatgttcggcttaccccatattcggcttgtttggcttgtttttcagccggaacagtatttttctctcacagcaattcagccagaacagtgttttcagtcagtttcagtcaagtttcagaccagcgaacggggcccatGTGCAACATCCGCTGATCTATTTTTACAACGTACATctaaaacgtctgaaacacttgaaatatacatatgcaacatacgaCAGAGGAAGGCTATGCTGGTTGATTTCGATCGTCGGGGTTGGAGACGGCGACGAGCAGCTGCGCACGAGCACCACTGCCACCAGCACCACCAGTACCGGGTTTGGCTCGACGACGACAGTGGGGGATgaggggcgaggagcaccatggcCTGCCGAGGTAGGAGGAGCTCGGTCGCTGACaggaccagggtcctaggggttcTCCATGGGGGTACTACTTGAATGGGCCCTGGGGTGGCCCACGATCTGTTGAAGGACACAAGATAAGGTGGCGTGGACTTAGTTATTCCAGATCGACTTAGTAAGTTTACTATGAACACTAGGTTCTGTAATAGGACTAggacttttcttttataaccgactaggactagatacgtGCCCTTACCCTCTCCCTTATGTAAAAAGAGGTACGGTGCACCCCTTATAATCATAATAAccatacaatcaatccaacgcaaaaggctacacGCCGACTAGATGTAAAGGCTATTGCTCGACAAGAgaacccgaactagtataaatcattcatttctttgcgtttaccgtcgagtttagCGTACGCCAAAGCCCTCTGAACACCGTCCTGGGTACCCTCGTGATGggttgttggtcatcaaacaccgacagctgGTGCGCCAGATAGGGGCTTTCGACGACTACGCGATCGAGAGCTCGGCGGACCTCGACGACATTATTTTTCTCGGTGGGTGTCACTTTCATCTTCAGCTCCTAGATCTGCAAGGCTCACGACAATGGCAAGTTCCAAAGTTGTCTCATGGAGAACCCGACGCCTCAAGCCTTACTAGACATCTCGACAACCACGCTGGATCAACTCGTCGAGAAGTTTTCGCACCTCTCAATTTCTGATTAAACTCGAGCTAAGGAGGTCACCATCAACCACGACTCCTGCTTAGACATGTCGCCTTTGTCTGGGCTGAAGATCCCATCTGAAGTCCAACACGAAGACCCAGTTTATTTTTATAGGATCTCTAGTTGGcctagggggtgaataggccttttaaaacaaacactcaaacttttatcaaattcaccctacgGCGCTGCTGCTCTAGAGGGCGGCACAGCCGGACTGCGGCACTGTCGCACCTACAGACcacttcgagtcacagttcaaaatccatgaacgaaaacttagatcggagaaattttctagcttactgtaggtatgacaatcacagatTAAGAGCTAGAaagtagtaggaacaccacaccAAGTAGATCAActaaaaaccctagaaatcacctcaaccacaatatgtcatacaagtaatataaatcaagcacaagtgacagaatgatttatcccatggtttggcTCGccccaaggcttgcctacctccacgttgatGAGGATTAACCACTAAGGCTTGATATGAGggatgagtttactagcttcaagagatggttacaaatctCTCAGGGTCTGCCACACAAGTTAGCAAGCTCCACGGGTGATGCTCTAGCCagttaggagccaagctccaagagtaacaaacacaatcgcCGGCCAAAACataaccaagtgctcttttgagttgggaaTCAATAgagttgctctctaatcgagttttggacccttttccctcaaggattgatagggaaatcaatgaatttgcttaggggcttgaggtcaacaatggagagagatagagagctcctgctctgttttgggtgtgctgaagtgaggaagaagaggcagtatACCGTTGGGAAGTAAGgagaagggtataaatacccccctagCCCCCAACGATCACTTAAGTCATGGCAGTGCCGTGGTTCAAGTGTGGCAATgtctctcttcaagtgcggcagtgccgcaccacgcaagataGCAAAGGTAAGAGTGAAATATAGACTGTCTTGACTGTGAATCCCAGTATGCatatgtatgtttgagcacttagtagcacatgttagcttaagcattgtgtccccctttatagtatggcttttcctatactcaaattcaaaatataaaaaaatttaaacctcctttgagtttaaagccatctacatttgtaattaggggctcctctgtttcgtgtagcatcctcaaaCATGAATTCCCTActtatcatctcgataaatctcattagttctctaattgcgtagTCATTATCAtcaaacccacaattagggcttgattgcactttctatcttccccttttggtgattgatgacaacccaattagagcttacaaaagatatgaaataaatactgagattttctgagccatgggtgtagagcctccccctaagtatgtgaatagataattgaattctcaaattagcATAAGAAGCTaagattcatattttagtgaaagtgatggggctccccctacatccatgctcctatagggtgctgcatactgtgttaggtatgtaaaacgtgatgcaaatgacagtttatgcacaatATAGTTTGTTGTTGCAGCTgggtgcagcactgccgcacttgctgtaacagcATAGATCAGATCAAACACCACACatcatgtgatacatataaagatatacattctagcacaattgtatcatAATCGACAACATAGATTAAcatatgtccatatcccacacatataaaaAGTACTTAaatagcattattacataaatagagtttctaatggactctcaaactctcacctaacgaagactactctaaatggatacgaacatgactctagctgcagcaacccctccatggcgtcgaaaaagttgttgacccctctaatttctccccctttggcataaagcaccaaaaagagaagaaaaaaagaaagtcaaacactcactcctcatcctcttggatggtgtcccaatcgacatcatccccaccagcagctccactagcacctgcaacatcctcctctccaccaccatcatcatcatcgctagaggaagaagaagacaccatcGCCTTTCCTTGGTGATGAGTGGTCGAAGTGTGGTGCTCACGCCTGGTGCTCCTCCTAATGGACAGCAAGGTGGACTTCAAACTCATGTGAGGATCAAGCTCTGGctactcctgctcctgctcctcctcctcctcctctgaatcTATATCAGAAagactagggaggtcatcaaacctcggCGGTGACTGAACTGGAGAGAGACGTGGGCGGCTCTCTAGCCTCCCGGTTGGCTTCACAGTTCTCCAACCAGTCCTAATATGCGGTCCTTGCTGCATAAGTGCATGTAGTGAAGATGGCCTTAATCCATCTgccaaacttctccatcttcttttcttTGTGAGGCCTAGAGCGGGACGACTCAGgcacatcctcaactgatggagatTGTCTCACTACTCTGCTAGCTCCTACTCTCAGGTCTTCTCAATCATGTAGACGGTGTGAAGACCATCTATCTCAAATCTGTAGCCAGTGACCCTCTCAGTCATAAACATGAGATAtggggcatagggtatcccctttctcccatcctccatggcgttcctcagctcacgccacatgaagcgagggGCATTAAACCTGTCACCTTtaggagcaaatctagcaagcacattcctaaCATAGCCATTAAGATTagaggctgctccatccttaggattAATAGTGTGCCTAATCAAATTGTTtagaatgtaataatagctctttaggccactgaccttcccatctgcactcctcctgtcaatccacatatatgcaatgtcgcggatctcagctctagcctcatcatgaatgtaagtgaagccccgctcctcttctccaaaaccaaggatccgactaaaagtcacaaaatcaactctataatgaCATCCCTCaatcatccagtgaatctcatcagtgtagataCTATAGAAGAAAGTGGTATGGAACTGCACCAGCACTTCCTCATTCTAATTATATT belongs to Miscanthus floridulus cultivar M001 chromosome 4, ASM1932011v1, whole genome shotgun sequence and includes:
- the LOC136550139 gene encoding LOW QUALITY PROTEIN: uncharacterized protein (The sequence of the model RefSeq protein was modified relative to this genomic sequence to represent the inferred CDS: deleted 1 base in 1 codon), whose translation is MPAYDPKDDVERLFACFKCGVSLPKSAFRERPLPQAKKSRGSPVSVIASSGGGSSSDDSTPDSTASCDSTPDASADKHAAPSSSASKFTGRKQMSPVVFYGTPQGVQVKQPQSFLKLLHVIRIDLKKQTDFIPRDVVWATFPRQDGAIRFSKAHTHTNVFSYQDHRSGTRRFLVSTYEEFWKRYNDMDSNIRHHYEVIQEGSPCHIYFDLEFDTRLNKKRDTDEMVDILIAVVFSALRDKYSIEGHEEWITELDSSTEEKFSRHLIIRIPKIAFKDNSHVGAFVCEVCSQIAAQRAANPDLDKLYITKESSSGPVDQLFMDTAVYSRNRCFRLVFSSKSGKKSFLVPTKRFKCQEMNDKDVFMESLICRLDDNCEKLLICKLDLECKKTLYFDSEISMPQIQGRSYRDRIATYRSDFSHAYTYGKSPFPALDGFIESIASFGNVSGKIRSWFWFSQESLIIYNTLKSRYCENIGREHKSNHVFYIVDFQRAAYYQKCHDPDCQGYRSPLRPVPWDVIPELMESYQTEYQGNVVESNIENGNMNGKSIIEAGAEDPEWWEEVVKFADSIVNMDRALCTLEVKSDVSMENMDHAPSSCTLEVKSDASIENMDHAPSSCTSEVISDASIENMDHAPSSCTLEENGYFNADPEWLIHAESAMDQYEEQSGGSQSHATTQVFDLEGVYSGVTSSG